A single genomic interval of Acipenser ruthenus chromosome 28, fAciRut3.2 maternal haplotype, whole genome shotgun sequence harbors:
- the LOC131701930 gene encoding LOW QUALITY PROTEIN: anti-sigma-I factor RsgI2-like (The sequence of the model RefSeq protein was modified relative to this genomic sequence to represent the inferred CDS: deleted 2 bases in 1 codon): TSVPPPASTPKSTSVPPPASTPTSTSVPPPASTRTSTSVPLPASTRTSTSVPPPASTRTSTSVPPPASTRTSTSVPPPASTRTSTSVPSPASTPTSTSVPLPASTRTSTSVPPPASTPTSTSVPPPASTPTSTSVPPPASTRTSTRPAPASTPTSTSVPPPASTPTSTSVPPPASTRTSTSVPPPASTPTSTSVPPPASTPTSTSVPPPASTPTSTSVPPPASTPTSTSVPPPASTLTSTSVPPPASTLTSTSVPPPASTPTSTSVPPQHLQGHQLVSRPQHLHRHQLASRPQHLHRHQLASRSQHLQGHQLASGPQHLHRHQLASRPQHLQGHQLASHLQHLQGHQLASRSQHLHRHQLASRPQHLHRHQLASRPSIYKDII; encoded by the exons ACTAGCGTCCCGCCCCCAGCATCTACACCGAAATCAACTAGCGTCCCGCCCCCAGCATCTACACCGACATCAACTAGCGTCCCGCCCCCAGCATCTACAAGGACATCAACTAGCGTCCCGCTCCCAGCATCTACAAGGACATCAACTAGCGTCCCGCCCCCAGCATCTACAAGGACATCAACTAGCGTCCCGCCCCCAGCATCTACAAGGACATCAACTAGCGTCCCGCCCCCAGCATCTACAAGGACATCAACTAGCGTCCCGTCCCCAGCATCTACACCGACATCAACTAGCGTCCCGCTCCCAGCATCTACAAGGACATCAACTAGCGTCCCGCCCCCAGCATCTACACCGACATCAACTAGCGTCCCGCCCCCAGCATCTACACCGACATCAACTAGCGTCCCGCCCCCAGCATCTACAAGGACATCAACT CGTCCCGCCCCAGCATCTACACCGACATCAACTAGCGTCCCGCCCCCAGCATCTACACCGACATCAACTAGCGTCCCGCCCCCAGCATCTACAAGGACATCAACTAGCGTCCCGCCCCCAGCATCTACACCGACATCAACTAGCGTCCCGCCCCCAGCATCTACACCGACATCAACTAGCGTCCCGCCCCCAGCATCTACACCGACATCAACTAGCGTCCCGCCCCCAGCATCTACACCGACATCAACTAGCGTCCCGCCCCCAGCATCTACACTGACATCAACTAGCGTCCCGCCCCCAGCATCTACACTGACATCAACTAGTGTCCCGCCCCCAGCATCTACACCGACATCAACTAGCGTCCCGCCCCAGCATCTACAAGGACATCAACTAGTGTCCCGCCCCCAGCATCTACACCGACATCAACTAGCGTCCCGCCCCCAGCATCTACACCGACATCAACTAGCGTCCCGCTCCCAGCATCTACAAGGACATCAACTAGCGTCCGGCCCCCAGCATCTACACCGACATCAACTAGCGTCCCGCCCCCAGCATCTACAAGGACATCAACTAGCGTCCCACCTCCAGCATCTCCAAGGACATCAACTAGCGTCCCGCTCCCAGCATCTACACCGACATCAACTAGCGTCCCGCCCCCAGCATCTACACCGACATCAACTAGCGTCCCGCCCCAGCATCTACAAGGACATCATCTAG